From Montipora foliosa isolate CH-2021 chromosome 6, ASM3666993v2, whole genome shotgun sequence, a single genomic window includes:
- the LOC138008498 gene encoding ras-related protein Rab-11A-like — MGTKDDEYDYLFKVVLIGDSGVGKSNLLSRFTRNEFNSESKSTIGVECATRSIQVDGKTIKAQIWDMAGGERNRAVISACYRGAVGALLVYDIAKYLTYENVERWLKELRDHADSNVVIMLVGNKSDLRHLRAVPTDEAKAFAEKNGLLLIGTSGLDSRNVEVAFHKILTGWHEN; from the exons ATGGGAACGAAAGATGATGAATATGACTATCTTTTTAAAG TTGTTCTGATTGGCGACTCCGGTGTTGGCAAGTCAAATCTCCTCTCAAGATTCACAAGGAACGAGTTCAATTCGGAGTCAAAGTCGACCATTGGAGTAGAATGTGCTACGAGAAGCATACAAGTCGATGGAAAGACTATCAAAGCACAAATCTGGGACATGG CCGGGGGAGAAAGAAACAGAGCTGTTATAAGCGC CTGTTACAGAGGAGCTGTCGGTGCTCTTTTGGTCTATGATATTGCAAAGTATTTGACATATGAAAATGTGGAAAGATGGCTTAAAGAACTACGAGATCATGCTGATAGTAACGTAGTTATAATGCTTGTGGGCAACAAGAGTGATCTGCGGCATCTCAGAGCTGTTCCTACAGATGAGGCAAAGGCTTTTGCAG AGAAGAATGGTCTTCTGTTGATTGGGACATCAGGTCTTGATTCAAGGAACGTGGAGGTGGCCTTTCATAAGATTTTAACAGGTTGGCATGAGAATTAA